A genomic stretch from Verrucomicrobiota bacterium includes:
- a CDS encoding NAD(P) transhydrogenase subunit alpha: protein MDPLILLLFIFTLAIFLGFELISRVPSQLHTPLMSGSNAISGITIVGAIAATGAGATLFAQILGFLALVFASINVVGGYLVTDRMLGMFKKKGGKK, encoded by the coding sequence ATGGACCCACTCATTCTTCTCCTCTTTATCTTCACGCTCGCGATCTTTCTCGGCTTCGAGCTGATCTCGCGCGTTCCCTCGCAACTCCACACCCCCTTGATGTCAGGCTCCAATGCCATCTCCGGAATCACCATTGTGGGTGCGATCGCCGCCACGGGCGCAGGCGCGACCCTTTTTGCTCAGATCCTGGGCTTTCTGGCCCTCGTTTTTGCCAGCATCAACGTCGTGGGAGGCTACCTCGTGACCGATCGCATGCTGGGCATGTTCAAGAAGAAGGGAGGCAAGAAGTGA
- a CDS encoding protein-disulfide reductase DsbD domain-containing protein encodes MPRLPLLLFLLGLATSARSQFPFSPSTNEVTVETWVESSDLVAGQPFEIAFHFTIAPDWHTYWLNHGGAGQEARVTWTLPEGFRAEPLRLAVPKPITTSGIPGYGYAGQATHFVRLHAPSDLVPGESVTLSAEIDWQYCKEVCKRGKTTLSETFQVVAPGTQASPSPEGSRMQQARAALAAEPDWATGQAALAGELVRVVLEPPPAFLSQIDPTSWLYYGADLVSEFYSPGEEASAVKIGESRFEILEGKLVIELTKGQSGKPFPSTLSGLVVSSSPIADLDRKAFSIEAKVVPWAQLFPEEEPPTSQAEPPPLPLLLGVSLLGGFILNFMPCVFPVIGLKIMGFVQQAGQDRNKIVQHGLVFTAGVVLSFWILGGVFLAGRGLWGGQFTDPRFTFAILLIFFFFAVNLIGVFEIGLTATSVGSGLSSQKGLSGSFWSGIFATLVATPCTAPFLGVALGSLLSVPPVWAFLAFTLMALGLSLPYLLLSAKPSLIEKLPRPGAWMETFKQFMGLLLFGVAAYFLWVIEAQVAESTFLTILLFLPVTALAGWIYGKWGTPRRPRPTQWKAKLVALLLLLGGGTYAWGKLGTRDLVWETWSSERVEQALSQGHPVYLDFTARWCATCQTNKLAYADPEVRHLLEAREVLLLKASFDQPNPEATRYLQSLGKNAIPMNLLFLPGEEEPLLLPEVLTAGVVLDFLKQIP; translated from the coding sequence ATGCCCCGCCTGCCGCTTCTGCTTTTTCTACTGGGACTTGCGACCTCCGCCCGGAGCCAATTTCCGTTTTCCCCATCGACCAACGAAGTCACGGTAGAAACCTGGGTGGAATCTTCAGACTTGGTGGCCGGGCAGCCTTTCGAGATCGCTTTCCACTTCACGATCGCTCCCGACTGGCACACCTATTGGCTCAATCACGGAGGGGCAGGGCAAGAAGCCCGCGTCACCTGGACCTTGCCGGAAGGCTTCCGAGCCGAGCCCCTTCGCTTGGCTGTCCCGAAGCCAATCACCACCTCCGGCATCCCGGGCTATGGCTACGCTGGACAAGCGACCCATTTCGTCCGCCTCCATGCCCCTTCGGACCTCGTGCCGGGGGAATCGGTCACGCTGAGCGCCGAGATCGATTGGCAGTATTGCAAGGAAGTTTGCAAACGTGGCAAAACCACCCTCTCTGAAACCTTTCAAGTCGTCGCCCCCGGCACCCAGGCCAGTCCTTCCCCGGAAGGCAGCCGGATGCAGCAAGCCCGAGCGGCCCTCGCGGCCGAACCCGACTGGGCTACCGGACAAGCTGCTCTCGCGGGCGAGCTGGTGAGAGTGGTATTGGAACCTCCCCCAGCCTTCCTCTCGCAGATCGATCCGACATCCTGGCTCTACTACGGTGCGGACTTGGTTTCTGAATTCTACAGCCCGGGAGAAGAGGCGAGCGCTGTCAAAATTGGGGAGAGTCGCTTCGAAATTTTGGAAGGGAAGCTGGTCATCGAACTGACCAAAGGCCAGTCCGGAAAACCCTTCCCGAGCACTCTTTCCGGCTTGGTGGTTTCCTCTTCACCAATCGCCGACTTGGACCGCAAGGCCTTCTCGATTGAGGCGAAGGTGGTGCCATGGGCGCAGCTTTTCCCTGAAGAAGAGCCGCCCACCAGCCAAGCCGAGCCCCCCCCGCTCCCGCTCTTGCTGGGCGTTTCCCTACTCGGCGGGTTCATCCTAAACTTCATGCCCTGCGTCTTCCCAGTCATTGGCCTCAAAATCATGGGCTTCGTGCAACAAGCGGGGCAAGATCGGAATAAGATTGTCCAGCACGGACTGGTCTTCACCGCCGGCGTAGTTCTCTCCTTCTGGATCTTGGGAGGCGTTTTCCTGGCCGGTCGCGGACTTTGGGGGGGGCAATTCACCGATCCGCGCTTCACCTTCGCCATCTTGCTGATCTTCTTCTTTTTCGCCGTCAATCTCATCGGGGTCTTCGAAATCGGCCTCACCGCCACTTCAGTGGGCTCGGGGCTTTCCTCTCAAAAGGGTCTTTCGGGGAGCTTCTGGTCGGGCATCTTCGCCACGCTCGTGGCCACCCCCTGCACGGCGCCCTTTCTGGGAGTGGCTTTGGGATCCCTTCTGAGCGTTCCTCCGGTCTGGGCCTTTCTCGCTTTCACCCTCATGGCGCTGGGACTTTCCCTCCCTTATCTGCTGCTTTCGGCCAAACCGAGTCTGATCGAGAAGCTCCCTCGACCCGGCGCTTGGATGGAGACTTTCAAACAGTTCATGGGCCTTCTTCTTTTTGGGGTGGCAGCCTACTTTCTCTGGGTGATCGAAGCCCAAGTGGCCGAGAGCACCTTTCTGACAATTCTCCTCTTCCTCCCGGTGACCGCCCTGGCCGGGTGGATTTACGGGAAATGGGGGACGCCCCGTCGCCCTCGCCCCACCCAGTGGAAGGCCAAGCTGGTCGCCCTTCTCCTTCTTCTCGGCGGAGGAACCTACGCTTGGGGAAAACTGGGGACCCGCGATCTCGTCTGGGAAACTTGGTCCTCCGAACGTGTGGAGCAAGCCCTCAGCCAAGGACATCCGGTCTATCTGGATTTCACCGCCCGCTGGTGCGCCACCTGCCAAACGAATAAGCTGGCCTACGCCGATCCAGAAGTGCGCCATCTTCTGGAAGCACGGGAAGTGTTGCTTCTGAAAGCAAGCTTTGACCAACCCAATCCCGAAGCCACCCGCTACCTCCAATCGCTCGGCAAAAACGCCATCCCGATGAATCTGCTCTTCCTCCCCGGAGAAGAAGAGCCTCTCCTTCTACCCGAAGTGCTGACGGCCGGGGTGGTGCTCGACTTTCTCAAGCAAATCCCTTAG
- the lepA gene encoding translation elongation factor 4, producing MSTELTRNFSIIAHIDHGKTTLSDRLLEFTQTISEREKQDQLLDAMDLERERGITIKSHPVTMLYPAKDGKTYKLNLLDTPGHVDFSYEVSRSLAACEGALVLVDAAQGVEAQTVANVNLAMQQELEIIPVINKIDLPSANLAMCHKQIEDILMLPAEDAIPASAKTGLGIEDILEAVIEKIPPPTSPEDGYLRASVYDSVYDTYRGVISYVRVVSGRIVPGLKVNLFATNKNYEVKEVGVFTPKMDKRPALEAGDVGYLIANMKSSAEVKIGDTYTESSNPVPTPLPGFKEIQPMVFAGIYPVSSDDFESLKTAVGKLQINDAAFTFMAESSAALGFGFRCGFLGLLHMEIVQERLRREFNMDVISTYPSVVFHVTKTDGEQLDIDNPTFLPEAQVIEKIEEPMVKAYILVPNDYIGDMMQLVSEKRGLVINTETLDATRIMLTCRLPLNEILVDFNDRLKSITRGYGSMDYEHDGYEAAKLVKMDMMIAGETVEAFSTIVHRDKAELYGRKLAAKLKEVIPRQMFVVAIQAAIGGKIIARESISAMRKNVTAKCYGGDITRKRKLLEKQKEGKKRMKAIGRVSIPQEAFIEVLKTSD from the coding sequence ATGTCCACCGAGCTGACTCGCAACTTCTCCATCATCGCGCACATCGATCATGGGAAGACCACGCTCTCGGATCGACTTCTGGAATTCACCCAAACCATCAGCGAGCGAGAAAAGCAGGATCAGCTCCTGGACGCCATGGACCTCGAGCGAGAACGGGGCATCACCATCAAGTCCCATCCGGTGACCATGCTCTATCCCGCCAAAGACGGGAAAACCTACAAGCTCAACCTCTTGGACACCCCTGGCCACGTGGACTTTTCCTACGAGGTTTCCCGGTCCCTGGCGGCCTGCGAGGGCGCGCTCGTTCTGGTGGATGCCGCCCAGGGAGTCGAGGCCCAAACCGTCGCCAACGTCAACTTGGCCATGCAGCAGGAGCTGGAGATCATTCCCGTCATCAATAAAATTGACCTCCCCAGTGCCAACCTCGCGATGTGCCACAAGCAAATCGAGGACATCCTCATGCTGCCGGCCGAGGATGCCATCCCCGCCAGTGCCAAGACCGGCCTCGGGATTGAGGACATTCTGGAGGCGGTCATTGAAAAAATCCCTCCCCCCACTTCCCCCGAAGACGGCTACTTGCGGGCCTCCGTCTACGACTCGGTCTACGATACCTACCGCGGCGTCATCAGCTACGTGCGCGTCGTCTCCGGCCGGATTGTGCCGGGGCTGAAGGTCAATCTCTTCGCCACCAACAAGAACTACGAGGTCAAGGAAGTCGGCGTCTTCACTCCCAAAATGGATAAGCGGCCGGCTTTGGAAGCGGGGGATGTCGGCTACCTCATCGCCAATATGAAATCGTCCGCCGAAGTCAAAATCGGCGACACCTACACCGAATCCTCCAATCCCGTCCCCACCCCGCTTCCCGGCTTCAAAGAAATCCAGCCCATGGTCTTCGCGGGCATTTATCCGGTCAGCTCCGATGACTTCGAATCCCTCAAAACGGCCGTGGGCAAGCTCCAAATCAACGACGCCGCCTTCACCTTCATGGCCGAAAGCAGCGCCGCTCTCGGTTTCGGATTCCGCTGTGGTTTTCTGGGTCTTCTCCATATGGAAATCGTGCAAGAGCGGCTTCGTCGGGAGTTCAATATGGATGTCATTTCGACCTATCCCTCGGTGGTCTTCCACGTCACGAAAACCGACGGAGAGCAGCTCGACATCGACAACCCCACCTTCTTGCCCGAAGCCCAAGTCATCGAAAAAATCGAAGAGCCCATGGTCAAGGCCTACATCCTTGTCCCTAATGACTACATCGGGGACATGATGCAGTTGGTCAGCGAGAAGCGCGGCTTGGTCATCAACACCGAAACGCTCGACGCTACCCGCATCATGCTGACCTGCCGCCTGCCGCTAAACGAAATCCTGGTCGACTTCAATGACCGCCTGAAATCCATCACTCGCGGCTACGGCTCCATGGACTATGAGCACGATGGCTACGAAGCAGCCAAGCTGGTCAAAATGGACATGATGATCGCGGGAGAAACCGTGGAGGCCTTCTCCACCATCGTCCATCGAGACAAAGCCGAACTCTACGGTCGCAAGCTGGCCGCCAAGCTCAAAGAGGTCATCCCGCGGCAAATGTTCGTGGTGGCCATCCAAGCGGCCATCGGCGGCAAAATCATAGCGCGGGAGTCGATCAGCGCCATGCGCAAAAACGTGACCGCCAAATGCTACGGGGGCGATATCACCCGAAAGCGCAAGCTCCTGGAAAAGCAGAAAGAAGGCAAAAAGCGCATGAAAGCCATCGGCCGAGTCAGCATTCCCCAAGAAGCCTTCATCGAGGTCCTGAAAACCTCCGACTGA
- a CDS encoding aldose epimerase family protein, whose protein sequence is MKWRRFEFGELPGGTKARLFELEGEGGLRVSLSDFGGHVTRIQVPTHEGLRDVALGHDRLEPYRITEGNPYLGSLIGRFANRIREGRFVLDGEEHQVAVNESPHTLHGGDGGFHSRLWRATPLTDGDRVGLRLERESPHGEEGFPGRLLVTVFYWVRADNALEIRYQARTDRPTILNLTNHTYFNLGGRGEEIGEHQAVIHGSRFLPIDPEFIPTGDWLPVAGTPFDLRSPRPIGQGLRSGHPQIRRAKGYDHTWVLDGPDKKGQELRPAAKVEAEGVALEVWTDQPGLQFYTGNSLDGKARGRHGQRLARQTGFCLEAQNFPNAPNHAHFPSSVLRPGETYRQRTEYRFR, encoded by the coding sequence ATGAAGTGGCGACGCTTTGAATTCGGCGAGCTACCTGGGGGGACGAAAGCCCGTCTTTTCGAGCTGGAAGGGGAGGGGGGCTTGCGGGTTTCGCTGAGCGACTTTGGCGGCCATGTGACGAGGATTCAGGTGCCCACTCACGAGGGCCTGCGCGACGTCGCCCTCGGCCATGATCGACTCGAACCGTATCGGATCACGGAGGGCAATCCTTACCTCGGCTCCCTCATCGGACGTTTTGCCAATCGGATCCGAGAGGGTCGCTTCGTGTTGGACGGGGAGGAGCATCAGGTAGCCGTGAATGAGTCGCCTCACACGCTGCACGGTGGTGATGGCGGATTTCATAGCCGGCTGTGGCGGGCCACTCCCCTTACGGACGGGGATCGAGTGGGCCTCCGCTTGGAAAGAGAAAGTCCCCATGGGGAGGAAGGGTTTCCTGGGAGGCTCTTGGTGACGGTCTTCTATTGGGTCCGAGCGGACAATGCGCTGGAGATCCGCTACCAAGCCCGGACTGATCGACCGACCATCCTCAACCTCACCAATCATACTTACTTCAATTTGGGGGGGAGGGGCGAGGAGATTGGTGAGCACCAGGCGGTCATCCACGGTTCCCGCTTTTTGCCAATCGACCCCGAATTCATCCCGACGGGGGATTGGCTCCCGGTGGCGGGCACGCCCTTTGATCTTCGATCTCCCCGGCCGATCGGCCAAGGCTTGCGAAGCGGGCACCCCCAGATTCGGAGAGCCAAGGGCTATGATCACACCTGGGTCCTCGATGGTCCCGATAAGAAGGGCCAGGAGCTGCGCCCGGCCGCGAAAGTGGAGGCGGAGGGCGTGGCCCTCGAGGTCTGGACGGACCAGCCGGGGCTGCAATTCTATACCGGCAACTCTCTCGACGGGAAGGCGAGGGGACGCCACGGGCAGCGACTGGCCCGGCAGACCGGCTTTTGCTTGGAAGCGCAGAATTTTCCGAACGCGCCGAACCACGCGCACTTCCCCTCATCGGTGCTGCGCCCCGGTGAGACTTATCGACAACGGACCGAATACCGTTTTCGCTAG
- the lepB gene encoding signal peptidase I produces the protein MFQPKYLKEAKHLAKGVKKFLHYKQDLLRREQAEVIQRELTGLRDGIASRDRPKIELHSKSVRKACDRAFPQPKDGGLRENVEVIFVAIVVALGIRSYFLQPFRIPTGSMQPTLNGVVGFPYTAEEALPSALLRPFDKVLRGRSYVNVSPESDDLIIRIYERNHFRFFTRTHLVFRSGQDVAIAAPVAVVLRDFGLGALLEDRLGSESRKRVLTLLQDRRDTGILSNEPLPVYRGETLVRGVVHTGDQVLVDRVSYHFRRPQRGEVFVFTTKDIDYIEARSDFDPQQGSQHYIKRLTALPGDTIELRPPFLFIDGQEAQEAGIQRVMKEYAELPWHRGYEFPSLRQSDGVELEFPVRPYQVPSGEDRRYIAMGDNSGNSSDSRIWGSGGGRGAPDWEGVPENNLLGPALVVYWPFTSHWGPIK, from the coding sequence ATGTTTCAGCCCAAATACCTCAAAGAAGCCAAACACCTCGCCAAAGGAGTCAAAAAGTTCCTCCACTACAAGCAGGACCTCCTTCGCCGGGAGCAGGCTGAGGTCATCCAGCGCGAGCTGACCGGGCTTCGCGATGGGATTGCCTCGCGAGATCGGCCCAAAATTGAACTCCATTCTAAAAGCGTGCGCAAAGCCTGCGATCGCGCCTTCCCCCAGCCGAAAGACGGCGGCTTGCGCGAGAATGTGGAAGTCATCTTCGTGGCCATCGTGGTGGCTCTCGGGATTCGCTCTTACTTCCTTCAGCCTTTCCGAATTCCGACCGGCTCCATGCAGCCCACTCTGAACGGGGTAGTCGGCTTCCCTTACACCGCCGAGGAGGCCCTCCCTTCCGCCCTCTTGCGGCCTTTCGATAAGGTTCTTCGCGGACGCAGCTACGTGAATGTCTCACCCGAAAGCGATGATCTCATCATTCGCATCTACGAGCGCAATCACTTCCGTTTTTTTACCCGCACGCACTTGGTCTTTCGCTCGGGCCAGGACGTGGCCATTGCGGCCCCGGTCGCGGTCGTTCTGCGTGACTTCGGTCTCGGTGCCCTTTTGGAAGATCGACTCGGGAGCGAGTCTCGCAAAAGAGTGCTGACGCTCCTACAAGATCGAAGAGACACCGGCATCCTCTCGAACGAGCCTTTGCCGGTCTATCGCGGCGAAACCCTCGTAAGAGGAGTGGTGCACACCGGCGACCAAGTCTTGGTTGATCGGGTGTCCTATCACTTCCGGCGACCCCAGCGCGGCGAAGTCTTCGTCTTCACCACCAAAGACATCGACTACATCGAGGCGAGAAGTGACTTCGACCCCCAGCAAGGTTCCCAGCACTACATCAAGCGCCTGACCGCTCTGCCCGGAGACACCATCGAACTCCGCCCTCCCTTCCTCTTCATCGATGGCCAGGAAGCGCAGGAAGCAGGCATCCAGCGTGTCATGAAAGAGTACGCCGAGCTCCCTTGGCACCGCGGCTATGAGTTCCCCAGTTTGAGACAATCCGATGGGGTCGAACTCGAGTTTCCCGTCCGACCCTACCAAGTGCCATCCGGAGAAGATCGCCGCTACATCGCCATGGGAGACAACAGTGGGAACAGTTCCGACAGCCGTATCTGGGGCAGTGGAGGCGGCCGCGGCGCCCCCGACTGGGAAGGCGTCCCCGAAAACAATCTCCTAGGTCCCGCCCTCGTCGTCTACTGGCCCTTCACAAGTCATTGGGGCCCCATCAAGTAG
- a CDS encoding glycine zipper domain-containing protein — translation MRKQITLLLCCAALGFGTIGCTGIDPNSKTTQSAAVGTVAGGILGGVIGNQSGNATTGAVIGALAGGATGGYLGNEAEKDDVREARLRELERREAARNGYNY, via the coding sequence ATGCGAAAACAAATCACACTTCTTCTCTGCTGCGCCGCACTCGGTTTTGGCACCATTGGCTGCACCGGCATCGATCCTAATTCCAAGACCACTCAATCAGCGGCCGTCGGCACCGTGGCTGGCGGAATCCTCGGGGGCGTGATCGGAAACCAGTCGGGCAACGCGACCACCGGCGCTGTCATTGGCGCCCTCGCGGGAGGGGCTACTGGCGGGTATCTCGGCAATGAAGCGGAAAAAGACGACGTCCGCGAAGCCCGCCTCCGCGAGCTGGAGCGCCGCGAAGCCGCGCGCAACGGCTACAATTACTAA
- a CDS encoding NAD(P)(+) transhydrogenase (Re/Si-specific) subunit beta: MSGLTSLFYIVASILFIFGIKMLGSAETARRGNFLSSLGMLVAIVAVLLSSGMSYTWIMVGLVLGGSLGAFSARKVEMTGMPELVALFNGFGGLSSLLVAWAEEVQPAGANPIFTDSVIFAALVIGGVTFTGSLVAYGKLSGKLDGKPLLFPNQKAINVAVAALLLLLGVAYALQSGFSLPAFYLIVLLALALGVLGVLPIGGGDMPVAIALLNSFSGIAACAAGFVILNNVLIVAGAMVGASGLILTIIMCKAMNRTLGDVLFGGFGAESAGGGAEAEGEMKPITADDAYYILEAASQVIFVPGYGMAVAQAQHAVKELAALLEENGCEVSFAIHPVAGRMPGHMNVLLAEADVPYEQLAEMDDVNPLMSNTDVAVVIGANDVVNPAALEDESSPIYGMPIINVHQARTTFVLKRGQGKGFSGLVNPLFTRANTRMLYGDAKETITSLVGQFKGS, translated from the coding sequence GTGAGCGGTCTGACTAGCCTATTCTACATCGTCGCCTCGATCCTCTTCATCTTCGGCATCAAGATGCTGGGCTCGGCGGAGACCGCTCGGCGAGGCAATTTTCTTTCTTCGCTTGGGATGCTGGTGGCCATCGTGGCCGTTCTCCTCTCCTCCGGCATGTCCTACACCTGGATCATGGTGGGACTCGTTCTGGGCGGTTCCCTGGGCGCGTTCTCAGCTCGCAAAGTCGAGATGACGGGCATGCCCGAACTCGTGGCGCTCTTCAATGGCTTTGGCGGGCTCTCTTCCTTGCTGGTGGCTTGGGCTGAAGAGGTCCAGCCGGCCGGTGCCAATCCCATTTTCACGGATAGCGTCATCTTCGCTGCCCTCGTGATCGGTGGAGTGACCTTCACCGGCAGCTTGGTCGCCTACGGCAAACTCTCGGGCAAACTCGACGGGAAACCGCTCCTCTTTCCGAACCAAAAAGCCATCAACGTGGCCGTGGCCGCCCTCCTCCTGCTCTTGGGCGTGGCCTACGCGCTTCAGTCCGGCTTCTCTCTCCCGGCCTTTTACCTCATCGTCCTGCTCGCGCTGGCCTTGGGAGTGTTGGGCGTTTTGCCGATTGGAGGCGGCGATATGCCAGTGGCCATTGCGCTCCTGAATAGCTTTTCCGGAATCGCGGCCTGCGCGGCCGGCTTTGTCATTCTCAACAACGTCCTCATCGTGGCGGGGGCCATGGTGGGAGCGAGCGGTCTCATCCTGACCATCATCATGTGCAAGGCCATGAACCGCACGCTGGGCGATGTGCTTTTCGGGGGCTTCGGGGCCGAGAGCGCCGGCGGAGGGGCCGAGGCCGAGGGCGAGATGAAACCCATCACGGCCGACGATGCCTACTACATCCTGGAAGCCGCCAGTCAGGTCATCTTCGTCCCGGGCTACGGCATGGCCGTGGCGCAAGCCCAGCATGCCGTGAAAGAACTGGCCGCCCTGCTGGAAGAAAACGGCTGTGAAGTCTCCTTTGCCATCCACCCGGTGGCAGGACGGATGCCGGGGCACATGAACGTGCTCTTGGCGGAGGCGGACGTGCCCTATGAGCAGTTGGCCGAGATGGACGACGTCAATCCGCTCATGAGCAACACGGACGTGGCCGTGGTCATCGGAGCGAACGATGTCGTGAATCCGGCCGCCCTCGAAGACGAGAGCAGCCCCATCTACGGCATGCCCATCATCAATGTCCACCAAGCCCGCACCACCTTCGTCCTGAAACGGGGCCAAGGGAAAGGCTTCTCCGGGCTGGTCAATCCCCTCTTCACGAGGGCCAACACCCGCATGCTCTATGGGGACGCCAAGGAGACCATCACCTCCTTAGTCGGGCAGTTCAAAGGCAGCTGA
- a CDS encoding squalene/phytoene synthase family protein — protein MAYWERESTAQIAKRAKSNLAFALLCLPKPKQKDMIDFYAFCRVVDDIADEEDWPVEKRAALLAQWKEGLQNGFSEPNDTQLATERLRETYPIPTEHFVEIIQGVEADLQPRRFATQQDLLDYCYLVASVVGLVSIEIFGYQHESARDYAVKLGHALQWTNILRDVGEDARDRQRLYLPEADLRRFDYREEDLFTRLHDERFVQLMEFEYAQASRLYQEASELLHPDDRQNMLPAEVMRKIYSGILEKMRHDRFRVFEQRYRLSKLHMAWLIFSSRFLG, from the coding sequence ATGGCTTACTGGGAACGCGAAAGCACCGCGCAAATCGCCAAGCGCGCCAAATCAAATTTGGCCTTCGCACTCCTCTGCCTGCCGAAGCCCAAGCAAAAAGACATGATCGACTTCTATGCCTTCTGCCGAGTGGTCGATGACATCGCGGACGAAGAGGACTGGCCGGTCGAGAAACGCGCCGCCCTTCTCGCTCAGTGGAAAGAAGGACTTCAAAACGGATTTTCCGAACCCAATGACACCCAGCTCGCTACCGAGCGGCTGCGGGAGACCTATCCCATCCCCACCGAACACTTCGTCGAGATCATCCAAGGAGTCGAGGCCGACTTGCAACCACGGCGCTTTGCCACCCAGCAGGACCTTTTAGACTACTGCTACCTGGTAGCCTCGGTGGTGGGTCTGGTCAGCATTGAAATCTTCGGCTACCAGCACGAAAGCGCTCGGGATTATGCCGTCAAGCTGGGCCACGCCCTCCAATGGACGAACATCCTCCGAGACGTGGGCGAAGACGCGCGCGACCGCCAACGGCTCTACCTTCCCGAAGCCGACCTCCGACGCTTCGACTACCGCGAAGAGGATCTGTTCACTCGCCTGCACGACGAGCGCTTCGTCCAGCTCATGGAGTTCGAGTATGCCCAAGCCAGCCGTCTCTACCAGGAGGCCAGCGAACTCCTCCACCCAGACGATCGCCAAAACATGCTTCCGGCTGAAGTCATGCGGAAAATCTACTCCGGCATCCTGGAAAAAATGAGGCATGACCGATTCCGCGTCTTTGAGCAGCGCTACCGGCTCAGCAAACTCCACATGGCTTGGCTCATTTTCAGTTCTCGCTTCTTGGGTTAG
- a CDS encoding NAD(P) transhydrogenase subunit alpha, whose translation MKFFFPKELEPETRVAAVPALLGKLKALEAEVVVQAGAGQAAGLPDALYEKAGASLSRDDAPLAEADFIGVVQPPPADWIRRLKKEAIVAGFLDPFSGRERLQAWAEAGVTALSLELLPRTTLAQKMDVISSQANLAGYNAVLAAAWHSNGALPMMMTPAGTLSPSKVLIVGVGVAGLQAIATAKRLGARVEAFDTRPEVEEQVQSLGAKFLKIDLGETGGTDQGYAKELTPAQLDLQRQGLAKACAQADIVITTAKLFGRKAPIIVTAEMVAGMKAGSVIVDLAAGTGGNVEGTVADRDLTTENGVLLIGESFLERGVPRHASQVYASNLVNLIEHFWDAESKSIPIHRDDEILKGCLLAHQGAIVHERFATA comes from the coding sequence ATGAAATTCTTTTTCCCTAAAGAACTGGAGCCTGAGACGCGGGTGGCGGCTGTCCCGGCTCTCCTCGGCAAACTGAAGGCTCTGGAAGCGGAAGTGGTGGTCCAGGCTGGGGCCGGACAAGCGGCAGGCCTGCCGGATGCGCTTTACGAAAAAGCTGGAGCCAGCCTCAGTCGTGACGACGCCCCTCTGGCTGAGGCCGATTTCATCGGCGTGGTGCAGCCGCCCCCGGCTGACTGGATTCGACGGCTAAAAAAAGAGGCCATAGTAGCCGGTTTCTTGGATCCCTTTTCGGGTAGGGAACGACTGCAAGCTTGGGCCGAGGCCGGCGTGACCGCTCTCTCTCTGGAGTTGCTGCCCCGCACGACGCTGGCCCAGAAAATGGACGTCATTAGCTCCCAAGCCAACCTGGCCGGCTACAACGCCGTCCTGGCAGCCGCCTGGCATTCCAACGGCGCCCTCCCCATGATGATGACCCCGGCCGGGACGCTTTCGCCCTCCAAGGTCCTGATCGTAGGCGTGGGGGTGGCCGGTCTCCAAGCGATTGCCACCGCCAAGCGCTTGGGTGCTCGGGTGGAAGCCTTTGACACCCGGCCTGAGGTTGAAGAACAGGTGCAATCTTTAGGGGCCAAATTTCTCAAAATCGACCTCGGGGAAACGGGGGGCACCGACCAAGGCTACGCGAAGGAGCTGACCCCAGCGCAGCTCGACTTGCAGCGCCAAGGGCTGGCCAAAGCTTGCGCCCAGGCCGATATCGTCATCACGACCGCCAAGCTCTTCGGCCGAAAGGCCCCCATCATCGTGACCGCCGAGATGGTGGCTGGGATGAAGGCGGGGAGCGTCATCGTGGACCTCGCGGCCGGCACGGGAGGCAATGTCGAAGGAACCGTTGCAGACCGCGACCTCACCACCGAGAACGGGGTCCTCCTCATCGGGGAAAGCTTTTTAGAGCGCGGTGTCCCCCGCCACGCCTCCCAAGTCTATGCCTCCAACCTCGTGAATCTGATCGAGCATTTCTGGGACGCCGAATCCAAATCCATTCCGATCCACCGAGACGATGAAATCCTCAAGGGCTGCCTGTTGGCCCACCAAGGAGCCATCGTCCACGAACGTTTTGCCACCGCCTGA